A single window of Arvicanthis niloticus isolate mArvNil1 chromosome X, mArvNil1.pat.X, whole genome shotgun sequence DNA harbors:
- the LOC117694894 gene encoding ferritin heavy polypeptide-like 17E, with the protein MAEAPSQVRQNYDSSCEDAVNTHIRLLLYASYVYLSMAFYFDRDDVALENFKRFFLSKSHNCKATVEMFVFLQNKRGGHAILPSIAKPDRSSWQGGLQAMECSFCMEMTINQSLLDLHKLAKGKGDAHLCDFLEQHCLEEQVSVLKKMGGYLTNLRQMGAPEKGLAEYLFDKLSLP; encoded by the coding sequence ATGGCCGAAGCACCCTCACAAGTGCGACAGAACTATGATAGCTCCTGTGAGGATGCAGTCAACACCCATATCCGGCTGCTGCTCTATGCTTCCTATGTGTACCTGTCTATGGCCTTCTACTTTGACCGTGATGACGTAGCCCTGGAGAATTTCAAGCGTTTCTTCCTGAGCAAGTCACACAACTGCAAGGCCACTGTGGAGATGTTCGTGTTCCTGCAGAATAAGCGTGGTGGCCATGCTATTCTGCCCAGCATCGCGAAACCAGACCGCAGCAGCTGGCAGGGGGGCCTCCAGGCCATGGAATGCTCCTTCTGCATGGAGATGACCATCAACCAGAGCCTGCTCGACCTGCACAAGCTGGCCAAGGGAAAGGGTGATGCTCACCTCTGCGACTTCCTGGAGCAGCACTGTCTGGAAGAGCAGGTCAGTGTCCTCAAGAAGATGGGTGGCTACCTGACCAACCTGCGCCAGATGGGGGCACCGGAGAAAGGCTTGGCCGAGTACCTCTTTGACAAGCTCAGCCTGCCCTGA